A stretch of the Aegilops tauschii subsp. strangulata cultivar AL8/78 chromosome 4, Aet v6.0, whole genome shotgun sequence genome encodes the following:
- the LOC109745223 gene encoding UDP-glucose 6-dehydrogenase 4: protein MVKICCIGAGYVGGPTMAVIAVKCPAIEVVVVDISKPRIDAWNSDKLPIYEPGLDEVVKACRGRNLFFSTDVEKHVAEADIIFVSVNTPTKTRGLGAGKAADLTYWESAARMIADVSKSDKIVVEKSTVPVKTAEAIEKILTHNSKGINYQILSNPEFLAEGTAIEDLFKPDRVLIGGRETPEGRKAVQALKEVYAHWVPEENIITTNLWSAELSKLAANAFLAQRISSVNAMSALCEATGANVSEVSYAIGKDSRIGPKFLNASVGFGGSCFQKDILNLVYICECNGLPEVANYWKQVIKINDYQKSRFVNRVVSSMFNTVSGKKVAVLGFAFKKDTGDTRETPAIDVCKGLLGDKAHVSIYDPEVTEEQIQRDLAMNKFDWDHPMHLQPTSPSAIKQVSVVWDAYEATKGAHAVCILTEWNEFKELDYQKIFDNMQKPAFVFDGRNVVDAEKLREIGFIVYSIGKPLDAWLKDMPAIA, encoded by the coding sequence ATGGTGAAGATCTGCTGCATCGGAGCTGGCTATGTCGGCGGCCCAACAATGGCTGTCATTGCCGTCAAGTGCCCAGCAATTGAGGTTGTTGTTGTTGACATCTCCAAGCCTCGCATTGACGCTTGGAACAGCGACAAACTCCCGATCTACGAGCCTGGCCTTGACGAGGTTGTCAAGGCATGCAGGGGCAGGAACCTCTTCTTCAGCACCGACGTCGAGAAGCACGTTGCTGAGGCCGACATCATCTTTGTCTCAGTGAACACCCCCACCAAGACCCGTGGTCTGGGAGCCGGCAAGGCTGCCGACCTCACCTATTGGGAGAGCGCTGCCCGTATGATCGCCGACGTGTCCAAGTCCGACAAGATCGTCGTTGAGAAGTCCACTGTCCCTGTCAAGACTGCAGAGGCCATTGAGAAGATCTTGACCCACAACAGCAAGGGCATCAACTACCAGATCCTCTCCAACCCGGAGTTCCTGGCCGAGGGCACGGCTATCGAGGACTTGTTCAAGCCTGACAGAGTGCTTATCGGTGGTCGGGAGACCCCCGAGGGCAGGAAGGCGGTTCAGGCTCTCAAGGAGGTGTACGCCCACTGGGTTCCTGAGGAGAACATCATCACCACCAACCTGTGGTCTGCTGAGCTCTCCAAGCTCGCTGCCAATGCGTTCTTGGCCCAGAGGATCTCCTCCGTGAATGCCATGTCCGCGCTCTGCGAGGCCACCGGCGCCAACGTGTCCGAGGTGTCTTACGCCATCGGTAAGGATTCCAGGATCGGCCCCAAGTTCCTGAACGCCAGCGTTGGGTTCGGCGGGTCCTGTTTCCAGAAGGACATCTTGAACCTGGTGTACATCTGCGAgtgcaacggcctccccgaggTGGCCAACTACTGGAAGCAGGTGATCAAGATCAATGACTACCAGAAGAGCAGGTTCGTCAACCGTGTCGTGTCCTCCATGTTCAACACCGTCTCCGGCAAGAAGGTCGCCGTCCTCGGGTTCGCCTTCAAGAAGGACACTGGTGACACCAGGGAGACCCCGGCGATCGACGTATGCAAGGGCCTGCTGGGTGACAAGGCCCATGTCAGCATCTACGATCCCGAGGTCACCGAGGAGCAGATCCAGCGGGACCTCGCCATGAACAAGTTCGACTGGGACCACCCCATGCACCTGCAGCCGACGAGCCCATCGGCTATCAAGCAGGTGAGCGTGGTGTGGGACGCGTACGAGGCCACCAAGGGGGCCCACGCCGTGTGCATCCTGACCGAGTGGAACGAGTTCAAGGAGCTGGACTACCAGAAGATCTTCGACAACATGCAGAAGCCGGCCTTCGTCTTCGACGGGCGCAACGTCGTCGACGCCGAGAAGCTGAGGGAGATCGGCTTCATCGTCTACTCCATCGGCAAGCCGCTCGATGCGTGGCTCAAGGACATGCCCGCGATCGCCTAG